From the genome of Populus alba chromosome 10, ASM523922v2, whole genome shotgun sequence, one region includes:
- the LOC118046441 gene encoding E3 ubiquitin protein ligase RIE1, protein MSSENESHAPLLRPRQDSPTSPTASQTTLAVLLGRATGRRGPSMLVRETAARELDERRADWGYSKPVVALDMLWNAAFVVVSVTMLAVTAKEKPNTPIRIWICGYSLQCLVHVILVWLEYRRRNTRRGRDVESQQQSIEGENVVESEDEDGDENDRASPPRSSFTKRCESVNTMVSFLWWIVGFYWVVSGGDALLQNAPRLYWLAVVFLAFDVFFAIFCVVLACLIGIALCCCLPCIIAILYAVAGQEGASEADLSMLPKYKYLVIGNEEKRPRVGAGKMVPVETSSGYLSTERILLPEDAECCICLSPYEDGAELHALPCNHHFHATCIVKWLKMNATCPLCKYNILKGNEQV, encoded by the exons ATGTCATCCGAAAATGAATCCCACGCGCCCCTCCTCCGCCCTCGCCAAGACTCTCCGACCTCCCCAACCGCCAGCCAAACCACCCTAGCCGTCCTCCTCGGCCGAGCCACTGGCCGCCGCGGCCCGTCCATGCTGGTAAGAGAAACAGCAGCTCGTGAGCTGGATGAGAGACGCGCTGACTGGGGGTACTCGAAGCCGGTGGTGGCATTAGACATGCTGTGGAACGCAGCGTTCGTGGTGGTTTCGGTAACGATGCTGGCGGTGACGGCGAAGGAGAAGCCGAACACACCGATAAGGATATGGATCTGTGGGTATAGTTTGCAGTGTTTGGTGCATGTTATTTTGGTGTGGTTGGAGTATAGGAGAAGGAACACGAGGAGAGGGAGAGATGTAGAGAGCCAACAACAGTCAATTGAGGGAGAAAATGTTGTGGAGAGTGAAGACGAGGATGGCGATGAAAATGATAGAGCATCTCCTCCTAGATCAAg TTTCACTAAAAGATGTGAATCGGTGAATACCATGGTGTCATTTCTCTGGTGGATAGTTGGCTTTTATTGGGTAGTCTCTGGTGGCGATGCCCTTTTGCAAAATGCTCCTCGTTTGTACTG GCTGGCTGTGGTTTTTCTCGCATTTGATGTGTTCTTTGCGATCTTTTGTGTTGTTTTGGCATGTTTGATTGGGATCGCTCTCTGTTGCTGCTTGCCATGCATTATTGCAATTCTTTATGCTGTTGCAGGGCAG GAAGGTGCATCAGAAGCAGATCTCAGTATGCTGCCAAAATACAAATACCTAGTAATTGGTAATGAGGAAAAAAGGCCCAGAGTCGGGGCAGGGAAAATGGTTCCTGTGGAAACAAGCAGTGGGTACTTGTCAACTGAGCGTATACTTTTACCTGAGGATGCA GAATGCTGTATCTGTCTTAGCCCATATGAGGATGGAGCAGAACTCCATGCACTCCCTTGCAACCATCATTTCCATGCAACGTGCATTGTGAAATGGCTTAAGATGAATGCAACATGTCCTCTCTGCAAGTATAACATTCTCAAGGGAAATGAACAGGTATGA
- the LOC118046440 gene encoding probable UDP-3-O-acyl-N-acetylglucosamine deacetylase 1, mitochondrial isoform X2: protein MAISGALDALKSSKLISWKPCGRVQQTLKRCVEASGTTLHSGKSSTVRLLPELAGKGRYFYFNSKSIPASIDYALESSLCTTLSNDGVKIRTVEHLLSALEAVGVDNCRIEITNLDSNDSDLDSEVPILDGSAREWVERIEKDGLVAAKDECGNECEKLAPYLNEPIHVSKNDSFVAAFPSPKVRVSYGIDFPQVAIGSQWFSLAPLEDSLYAREIAPSRTFCIYEEVEHMRNAGLIKGGSLDNAIVCSASKGWLNPPLRFSDEPCRHKILDLVGDLSLFARFGRPRTSYQFWTPSQRFI, encoded by the exons ATGGCTATCTCCGGTGCCCTCGACGCTCTAAAGTCATCCAAACTCATCTCCTGGAAACCA TGTGGCAGGGTTCAACAAACACTAAAGAGATGCGTGGAGGCAAGTGGGACGACACTCCACTCAGGAAAATCTTCAACAGTAAGGCTATTGCCAGAGCTAGCAGGCAAAGGGCGCTACTTTTATTTCAACTCCAAATCAATTCCAGCATCCATCGATTACGCACTAGAATCGTCTCTTTGCACAACTCTCTCCAACGACGGTGTTAAAATTCGAACCGTCGAGCACTTGCTTTCCGCTCTCGAGGCTGTGGGTGTCGATAATTGCCGTATTGAAATTACCAATCTTGACTCTAAtgattccgacttggattccgaG GTTCCTATATTGGATGGTTCGGCGAGGGAATGGGTGGAGAGAATAGAAAAGGATGGTTTAGTGGCAGCCAAAGATGAGTGTGGGAATGAGTGTGAGAAACTGGCTCCCTATTTGAATGAGCCCATCCATGTATCGAAGAATGATTCGTTTGTGGCAGCGTTTCCATCACCGAAAGTTCGAGTTAGTTATGGGATTGATTTTCCTCAG GTTGCCATTGGCTCCCAGTGGTTTTCCTTAGCTCCACTGGAGGATTCTCTTTATGCCAGAGAAATAGCTCCATCAAGGACTTTTTGCATATATGAGGAG GTGGAGCATATGCGCAATGCAGGACTTATTAAAGGGGGCTCACTAGACAATGCCATTGTTTGTAG TGCCAGCAAAGGTTGGTTGAATCCACCACTGCGTTTCTCTGATGAACCATGTCGTCACAAGATCTTGGATCTTGTTGGTGACCTTTCCCTATTTGCACGATTTG GGCGGCCACGCACTTCATACCAATTTTGGACGCCATCTCAACGATTCATTTAA
- the LOC118046442 gene encoding cleavage and polyadenylation specificity factor subunit 3-II isoform X1 gives MAIECLVLGAGQEVGKSCVVVTINGKRIMFDCGMHMGYDDHRRYPDFSLISKSRDFDHSLDCVIITHFHLDHVGALPYFTEVCGYNGPIYMTYPTKALAPLMLEDFRKVLVDRRGEEEQFTSLHISQCMEKVIAVDLKQTVQVDDDLQIRAYYAGHVLGAAMFYAKVGDSAMVYTGDYNMTPDRHLGAAQIDRLELDLLITESTYATTIRDSKYAREREFLKAVHECVAGGGKVLIPTFALGRAQELCILLDDYWERMNLKVPIYFSAGLTIQANMYYKILISWTSQKVKETYATRNAFDFKHVHNFDRSLINAPGPCVLFATPGMISGGFSLEVFKQWAPCEMNLITLPGYCVAGTVGHKLMSGKPTKINLDKDTQIDVRCQIHQLSFSPHTDSKGIMDLTKFLSPRNVILVHGEKPKMVSLKERIQSELRIPCYLPANCDAVHIPSTIYVKAHASNTFIRSCLNPNFRFLKRSKEDNSDQVLRNTNPTAPLQVNDERVAEGILIMEKGKKARVLHQDDLLLMLRQKKHDVQFAYCCAAQLDDLEETRNRDDAVGLSNKCSSLQLLLKELSNYFSGVNIQDLGEHLQVESFQVSVCLKDNCPYRIIDNSQKEAATVYFCCSWSAADEKLAWEIISAMERFNLIDNLPCRNSISSIN, from the exons ATGGCTATCGAATGCCTCGTCCTCG GTGCTGGGCAGGAAGTTGGGAAAAGCTGTGTGGTAGTCACAATCAACGGCAAACGGATAATGTTCGATTGTGGAATGCACATGGGCTATGATGATCATCGTCGCTACCCTGACttctctctcatctctaaaTCCAGAGATTTTGACCATTCCCTCGACTGCGTCATCATCACTCACTT TCATTTGGATCATGTCGGTGCTCTTCCTTACTTCACTGAAGTTTGTGGTTACAATGGACCTATTTACATGACG tATCCTACAAAGGCACTAGCTCCTTTGATGTTGGAGGATTTTAGGAAAGTGTTGGTTGATAGAAGGGGTGAGGAAGAGCAATTTACTTCTCTTCATATTTCACAATGCATGGAAAAGG TCATTGCAGTGGATCTGAAGCAGACTGTGCAGGTTGATGATGATCTTCAGATCCGTGCCTATTATGCTGGACAT GTTCTTGGAGCTGCGATGTTTTATGCAAAGGTGGGAGACAGTGCTATGGTGTACACTGGAGACTATAATATGACCCCAGATAGACATCTGGGAGCAGCTCAAATTGATCGACTTGAACTAGACCTCCTTATAACAGA GTCTACATATGCAACAACTATCCGTGATTCAAAGTATGCTCGAGAAAGGGAATTTCTCAAGGCT GTCCATGAATGTGTTGCTGGAGGAGGAAAGGTGCTTATTCCTACATTTGCACTTGGAAGAGCTCAG GAACTCTGTATATTGTTGGATGACTACTGGGAGCGGATGAATCTCAAGGTTCCTATATACTTCTCAGCTG GTTTGACCATTCAAGCAAATATGTATTATAAAATACTTATCAGCTGGACCAGCCAGAAGGTCAAGGAGACATATGCTACACGGAATGCATTTGATTTTAAACATG TTCACAATTTTGATCGTTCTCTGATAAACGCTCCTGGACCTTGTGTTCTCTTTGCCACACCTGGGATGATTAGTGGTGGATTTTCACTTGAGGTTTTTAAACAATGGGCTCCTTGTGAAATGAATCTTATAACATTGCCTGG ATATTGTGTGGCTGGAACTGTAGGACATAAATTGATGTCGGGTAAACctactaaaattaatttggacAAGGACACCCAGATTGATGTGCGATGCCAG ATTCACCAATTGTCTTTCAGTCCTCATACAGACAGCAAAGGAATCATGGATCTTACCAAATTTCTCTCGCCTAGGAATGTGATATTGGTACATGGTGAGAAGCCTAAAATGGTTTCTCTTAAAGAAAGAATACAGTCTGAGCTGAGAATTCCATGTTATCTTCCTGCCAATTGTGATGCTGTGCACATTCCTTCGACTATCTATGTGAAAGCACATGCCTCAAACACATTTATCCGCAGTTGCTTGAATCCTAATTTCAGGTTCTTAAAAAGAAGTAAAGAAGACAATTCTGATCAAGTTTTAAGAAACACAAATCCCACTGCCCCACTGCAGGTAAATGATGAAAGAGTTGCTGAAGGGATCTTGATTATGGAAAAAGGCAAAAAAGCAAGGGTTTTACACCAAGATGATCTGCTGCTCATGTTGAGACAGAAGAAGCACGATGTTCAGTTTGCGTATTGTTGTGCTGCACAACTTGACGACTTGGAAGAGACTAGAAACAGAGATGATGCGGTTGGTCTTTCCAACAAGTGCTCTAGTCTTCAGCTATTGCTTAAAGaactttcaaattatttttctggaGTAAACATCCAAGATCTTGGGGAACATCTTCAAGTGGAGTCATTTCAGGTGTCTGTCTGTTTGAAGGACAACTGCCCATACAGAATAATTGATAATTCTCAAAAAGAAGCAGCGACAGTATATTTTTGCTGCAGTTGGTCTGCAGCAGATGAAAAGCTTGCCTGGGAGATCATTTCAGCCATGGAAAGATTCAATTTAATTGACAATTTACCATGCAGAAATTCCATTTCAAGTATAAATTGA
- the LOC118046440 gene encoding probable UDP-3-O-acyl-N-acetylglucosamine deacetylase 1, mitochondrial isoform X1 yields MAISGALDALKSSKLISWKPCGRVQQTLKRCVEASGTTLHSGKSSTVRLLPELAGKGRYFYFNSKSIPASIDYALESSLCTTLSNDGVKIRTVEHLLSALEAVGVDNCRIEITNLDSNDSDLDSEVPILDGSAREWVERIEKDGLVAAKDECGNECEKLAPYLNEPIHVSKNDSFVAAFPSPKVRVSYGIDFPQVAIGSQWFSLAPLEDSLYAREIAPSRTFCIYEEVEHMRNAGLIKGGSLDNAIVCSASKGWLNPPLRFSDEPCRHKILDLVGDLSLFARFGNQGLLVAHMVVYKGGHALHTNFGRHLNDSFKS; encoded by the exons ATGGCTATCTCCGGTGCCCTCGACGCTCTAAAGTCATCCAAACTCATCTCCTGGAAACCA TGTGGCAGGGTTCAACAAACACTAAAGAGATGCGTGGAGGCAAGTGGGACGACACTCCACTCAGGAAAATCTTCAACAGTAAGGCTATTGCCAGAGCTAGCAGGCAAAGGGCGCTACTTTTATTTCAACTCCAAATCAATTCCAGCATCCATCGATTACGCACTAGAATCGTCTCTTTGCACAACTCTCTCCAACGACGGTGTTAAAATTCGAACCGTCGAGCACTTGCTTTCCGCTCTCGAGGCTGTGGGTGTCGATAATTGCCGTATTGAAATTACCAATCTTGACTCTAAtgattccgacttggattccgaG GTTCCTATATTGGATGGTTCGGCGAGGGAATGGGTGGAGAGAATAGAAAAGGATGGTTTAGTGGCAGCCAAAGATGAGTGTGGGAATGAGTGTGAGAAACTGGCTCCCTATTTGAATGAGCCCATCCATGTATCGAAGAATGATTCGTTTGTGGCAGCGTTTCCATCACCGAAAGTTCGAGTTAGTTATGGGATTGATTTTCCTCAG GTTGCCATTGGCTCCCAGTGGTTTTCCTTAGCTCCACTGGAGGATTCTCTTTATGCCAGAGAAATAGCTCCATCAAGGACTTTTTGCATATATGAGGAG GTGGAGCATATGCGCAATGCAGGACTTATTAAAGGGGGCTCACTAGACAATGCCATTGTTTGTAG TGCCAGCAAAGGTTGGTTGAATCCACCACTGCGTTTCTCTGATGAACCATGTCGTCACAAGATCTTGGATCTTGTTGGTGACCTTTCCCTATTTGCACGATTTGGTAATCAAGGACTCCTAGTGGCACACATGGTTGTTTACAAG GGCGGCCACGCACTTCATACCAATTTTGGACGCCATCTCAACGATTCATTTAAGAGCTGA
- the LOC118046442 gene encoding cleavage and polyadenylation specificity factor subunit 3-II isoform X2 encodes MFDCGMHMGYDDHRRYPDFSLISKSRDFDHSLDCVIITHFHLDHVGALPYFTEVCGYNGPIYMTYPTKALAPLMLEDFRKVLVDRRGEEEQFTSLHISQCMEKVIAVDLKQTVQVDDDLQIRAYYAGHVLGAAMFYAKVGDSAMVYTGDYNMTPDRHLGAAQIDRLELDLLITESTYATTIRDSKYAREREFLKAVHECVAGGGKVLIPTFALGRAQELCILLDDYWERMNLKVPIYFSAGLTIQANMYYKILISWTSQKVKETYATRNAFDFKHVHNFDRSLINAPGPCVLFATPGMISGGFSLEVFKQWAPCEMNLITLPGYCVAGTVGHKLMSGKPTKINLDKDTQIDVRCQIHQLSFSPHTDSKGIMDLTKFLSPRNVILVHGEKPKMVSLKERIQSELRIPCYLPANCDAVHIPSTIYVKAHASNTFIRSCLNPNFRFLKRSKEDNSDQVLRNTNPTAPLQVNDERVAEGILIMEKGKKARVLHQDDLLLMLRQKKHDVQFAYCCAAQLDDLEETRNRDDAVGLSNKCSSLQLLLKELSNYFSGVNIQDLGEHLQVESFQVSVCLKDNCPYRIIDNSQKEAATVYFCCSWSAADEKLAWEIISAMERFNLIDNLPCRNSISSIN; translated from the exons ATGTTCGATTGTGGAATGCACATGGGCTATGATGATCATCGTCGCTACCCTGACttctctctcatctctaaaTCCAGAGATTTTGACCATTCCCTCGACTGCGTCATCATCACTCACTT TCATTTGGATCATGTCGGTGCTCTTCCTTACTTCACTGAAGTTTGTGGTTACAATGGACCTATTTACATGACG tATCCTACAAAGGCACTAGCTCCTTTGATGTTGGAGGATTTTAGGAAAGTGTTGGTTGATAGAAGGGGTGAGGAAGAGCAATTTACTTCTCTTCATATTTCACAATGCATGGAAAAGG TCATTGCAGTGGATCTGAAGCAGACTGTGCAGGTTGATGATGATCTTCAGATCCGTGCCTATTATGCTGGACAT GTTCTTGGAGCTGCGATGTTTTATGCAAAGGTGGGAGACAGTGCTATGGTGTACACTGGAGACTATAATATGACCCCAGATAGACATCTGGGAGCAGCTCAAATTGATCGACTTGAACTAGACCTCCTTATAACAGA GTCTACATATGCAACAACTATCCGTGATTCAAAGTATGCTCGAGAAAGGGAATTTCTCAAGGCT GTCCATGAATGTGTTGCTGGAGGAGGAAAGGTGCTTATTCCTACATTTGCACTTGGAAGAGCTCAG GAACTCTGTATATTGTTGGATGACTACTGGGAGCGGATGAATCTCAAGGTTCCTATATACTTCTCAGCTG GTTTGACCATTCAAGCAAATATGTATTATAAAATACTTATCAGCTGGACCAGCCAGAAGGTCAAGGAGACATATGCTACACGGAATGCATTTGATTTTAAACATG TTCACAATTTTGATCGTTCTCTGATAAACGCTCCTGGACCTTGTGTTCTCTTTGCCACACCTGGGATGATTAGTGGTGGATTTTCACTTGAGGTTTTTAAACAATGGGCTCCTTGTGAAATGAATCTTATAACATTGCCTGG ATATTGTGTGGCTGGAACTGTAGGACATAAATTGATGTCGGGTAAACctactaaaattaatttggacAAGGACACCCAGATTGATGTGCGATGCCAG ATTCACCAATTGTCTTTCAGTCCTCATACAGACAGCAAAGGAATCATGGATCTTACCAAATTTCTCTCGCCTAGGAATGTGATATTGGTACATGGTGAGAAGCCTAAAATGGTTTCTCTTAAAGAAAGAATACAGTCTGAGCTGAGAATTCCATGTTATCTTCCTGCCAATTGTGATGCTGTGCACATTCCTTCGACTATCTATGTGAAAGCACATGCCTCAAACACATTTATCCGCAGTTGCTTGAATCCTAATTTCAGGTTCTTAAAAAGAAGTAAAGAAGACAATTCTGATCAAGTTTTAAGAAACACAAATCCCACTGCCCCACTGCAGGTAAATGATGAAAGAGTTGCTGAAGGGATCTTGATTATGGAAAAAGGCAAAAAAGCAAGGGTTTTACACCAAGATGATCTGCTGCTCATGTTGAGACAGAAGAAGCACGATGTTCAGTTTGCGTATTGTTGTGCTGCACAACTTGACGACTTGGAAGAGACTAGAAACAGAGATGATGCGGTTGGTCTTTCCAACAAGTGCTCTAGTCTTCAGCTATTGCTTAAAGaactttcaaattatttttctggaGTAAACATCCAAGATCTTGGGGAACATCTTCAAGTGGAGTCATTTCAGGTGTCTGTCTGTTTGAAGGACAACTGCCCATACAGAATAATTGATAATTCTCAAAAAGAAGCAGCGACAGTATATTTTTGCTGCAGTTGGTCTGCAGCAGATGAAAAGCTTGCCTGGGAGATCATTTCAGCCATGGAAAGATTCAATTTAATTGACAATTTACCATGCAGAAATTCCATTTCAAGTATAAATTGA